The Anoplolepis gracilipes chromosome 14, ASM4749672v1, whole genome shotgun sequence genome includes a window with the following:
- the Pmp70 gene encoding ATP-binding cassette sub-family D member 3, giving the protein MAPAISKFATKRTLTGAVAISTLIWILRNRSRRRTPKSRNQWPVSNDIQYVIKEEKPKNPKAQVDVVFFRRLCQLLKIGVPGIMTPEFGYVFLVAASLIARTLCDLWMINKGTLIETSIVSMNGSLFRRHLLSFFAVIPMISIVNNIMKYGLSEIKLRLRTNITRYLLEHYLKGFTYYKMSNLDTRISNPDQLLTTDIDKFCDSCTDLYSNIAKPLLDISIYVYKLTSTIGGQTPLIILSYLVIAGTFLTHIRKPVGAMTVKEQRLEGEYRHINSRLITNSEEIAFYGGNNREKLTLLASFHKLITHLRKFLEFRVLMGIVDNFVGKYFATIVGFYAVSVPFFQKNHSVLSGTANHRFKSYYTYGRMLVKMAEAVGRLVLAGRELTRLAGFTARVTEIKTVLDELNAGKYERTMISDYKNNAIGYPGGGKIVPRDNIIRFDQVPLVTPNGDVLIKELSFEVKSGMNVLVCGPNGCGKSSMFRILGELWPVWAGSITKPPRGKLFYIPQRPYMTLGTLRDQIIYPHTKAEMKRRGNANDEDLKKFLELVQLTHLLDRENLANSEGQGWDAVADWMDVLSGGEKQRIAMARLFYHKPQFAILDECTSAVSVDVEDSMYRYCRQENITLFTVSHRRSLWKHHEYYLHMDGRGDYEFKPIEHDTIEFGS; this is encoded by the exons ATGGCACCAGCGATCAGCAAATTCGCCACTAAACGCACGTTGACCGGTGCGGTGGCGATCAGCACGTTGATTTGGATACTGAGGAACCGCAGCAGGAGACGGACGCCAAAGTCCAG AAACCAGTGGCCTGTCAGCAATGATATTCAGTATGTCATCAAGGAG GAGAAACCCAAGAACCCCAAGGCGCAAGTAGACGTCGTCTTCTTTCGCAGGCTATGTCAGTTACTCAAAATCGGTGTTCCTGGTATAATGACACCAGAATTTGGCTACGTTTTTCTAGTGGCAGCTTCTTTGATCGCTAGGACTCTGTGTGACTTGTGGATGATCAATAAAGGAACTCTGATAGAAAc ATCAATTGTCAGCATGAATGGATCATTGTTTAGGCGACATTTGTTAAGTTTCTTCGCTGTAATACCAATG atatcaATCGTGAACAATATAATGAAGTATGGCttaagtgaaataaaattgagattacGTACAAATATCACACGTTACTTGCTGGAACATTATCTTAA GGGCTTTACCTATTACAAAATGAGTAATTTGGATACTCGTATTTCGAATCCAGATCAACTCTTGACTACTGACATTGATAAGTTTTGTGATAGCTGTACAGATCTTTACAGCAATATAGCAAAGCCTTTGTTAGACATCagtatctatgtatataaattaacttcTACCATTGGGGGACAg acGCCGTTAATTATACTCTCCTATTTGGTGATAGCTGGTACTTTTTTGACTCATATTCGCAAACCTGTCGGAGCGATGACTGTCAAAGAACAACGACTGGAAGGAGAGTATCGTCATATCAATTCAAGATTGATCACCAACTCGGAGGAAATAGCCTTCTATGGAGGAAATAACAGGGAAAAATTGACATTGTTAGCTAGCTTTCATAAACTT atAACTCACCTGCGTAAATTTCTGGAATTCAGAGTTTTAATGGGCATTGTAGATAACTTTGTTGGAAAAT atTTCGCTACCATAGTCGGCTTTTATGCAGTGAGCGTACCCTTCTTCCAGAAGAATCATTCTGTACTCTCCGGCACGGCCAATCATAGATTCAAATCGTACTATACATACGGCCGAATGCTGGTGAAGATGGCCGAGGCGGTCGGCCGATTGGTGTTGGCCGGCAGAGAATTGACACGTCTGGCAGGCTTCACGGCTCGGGTCACCGAGATCAAGACAGTCCTCGACGAGCTGAACGCCGGGAAATATGAGAGAACGATGATCTCTGATTACAAGAACAATGCGATCGGTTATCCCGGTGGTGGCAAGATTGTGCCGCGTGATAACATCATACGATTCGATCAAGTACCACTAGTCACTCCGAACGGAGATGTGCTCATTAAAGAACTGTCCTTTGAAGTAAAGTCCGGGATGAATGTGCTGGTTTGCGGTCCAAACGGTTGCGGCAAGAGCTCCATGTTTAGAATCCTTGGGGAA CTGTGGCCAGTCTGGGCAGGAAGTATTACGAAACCACCACGCGGTAAACTATTCTACATACCGCAACGTCCTTATATGACGTTGGGCACATTGAgagatcaaattatttatcccCACACGAAAGCCGAGATGAAGAGACGCGGTAACGCCAATGATGAGGATCTTAAGAAGTTTTTGGAACTGGTGCAATTAACTCATCTACTGGACAGAGAAAATCTCGCTAACAGTGAAGGACAAGGCTGGGATGCGGTGGCCGATTGGATGGATGTTTTATCTGGTGGCGAGAAACAACGTATAGCG ATGGCTCGGTTATTTTATCACAAACCGCAATTCGCTATTCTGGATGAGTGTACGAGCGCTGTCAGTGTCGATGTCGAGGATTCCATGTACAGATATTGCAGacaagaaaatattacgcTATTTACAGTCTCGCATCGTCGTTCTCTCTGGAAGCACCACGAG TACTATTTACATATGGATGGCCGAGGAGACTACGAATTCAAGCCGATCGAACATGACACAATAGAATTCGGATCGTGA
- the LOC140673177 gene encoding uncharacterized protein isoform X2, with the protein MITSCQPSTSTADSFSKRISNGISFSTSSVRAISPPQKTLRTTLTSSDERAISPQNTFRTTLTSSEFHKSAHFRPSRIPHVEDVPEIPVDTDESLENIERFLKTKQNFEYMVQILAISGGTTIAQITRRTLEKIITNNYAKNFNWAGRVPKKAFKVLKAKDLIIGLSFVFEASIDNI; encoded by the exons ATGATCACTTCCTGCCAACCATCAACATCAACAGCTGACAGTTTTTCAAAACGTATATCTAATGGAATTAGTTTTTCAACGTCTTCAGTAAGAGCAATTAGTCCTCCGCAGAAAACATTGAGAACTACATTGACCAGTTCAGATGAAAGAGCAATTAGTCCGCAAAATACATTCAGAACTACATTGACCAGTTCAGAATTTCACAAATCag CACATTTTCGACCATCGAGAATACCCCATGTGGAGGATGTTCCTGAAATACCAGTTGACACTGATGAAAGtttggaaaatattgaaagatttttaaaaacaaaacaaaattttgaatacatg gtACAGATTTTAGCTATATCAGGTGGTACAACGATTGCACAGATAACAAGAAGaacattggaaaaaataataacaaataattacgctaaaaactttaattgggCAGGAAGAGTACCTAAAAAAGCCTTCAAAGTTTTAAAAGCGAAAGATTTAATCATAGGTTTGTCTTTTGTCTTTGAAGCCAGCATTGATAACATTTag
- the LOC140673177 gene encoding uncharacterized protein isoform X1, which yields MITSCQPSTSTADSFSKRISNGISFSTSSVRAISPPQKTLRTTLTSSDERAISPQNTFRTTLTSSEFHKSDFSYVVLTKLVNLETSMNLLLPMVKQLTAHFRPSRIPHVEDVPEIPVDTDESLENIERFLKTKQNFEYMVQILAISGGTTIAQITRRTLEKIITNNYAKNFNWAGRVPKKAFKVLKAKDLIIGLSFVFEASIDNI from the exons ATGATCACTTCCTGCCAACCATCAACATCAACAGCTGACAGTTTTTCAAAACGTATATCTAATGGAATTAGTTTTTCAACGTCTTCAGTAAGAGCAATTAGTCCTCCGCAGAAAACATTGAGAACTACATTGACCAGTTCAGATGAAAGAGCAATTAGTCCGCAAAATACATTCAGAACTACATTGACCAGTTCAGAATTTCACAAATCag atttttcttacGTTGTTCTAACAAAATTAGTGAACTTAGAAACTTCTATGAACTTGCTTCTTCCAATGGTCAAACAACTTACAGCACATTTTCGACCATCGAGAATACCCCATGTGGAGGATGTTCCTGAAATACCAGTTGACACTGATGAAAGtttggaaaatattgaaagatttttaaaaacaaaacaaaattttgaatacatg gtACAGATTTTAGCTATATCAGGTGGTACAACGATTGCACAGATAACAAGAAGaacattggaaaaaataataacaaataattacgctaaaaactttaattgggCAGGAAGAGTACCTAAAAAAGCCTTCAAAGTTTTAAAAGCGAAAGATTTAATCATAGGTTTGTCTTTTGTCTTTGAAGCCAGCATTGATAACATTTag